A region of the Mycobacterium sp. NBC_00419 genome:
ATGATCTGCGGGTACCAGGTGGACACACTCCAGAAGGCGATCAGCGCGCCGGTGGCCAGTGCGGTGCAGACCAGCATCGGCCGACGCAGCGGCGGGGCGAACAACCGCCACAAGACGAATCGGTCGTGGACTGTGCTGGCGCCCTCGGCCTTTCGCCGGCGCCGTGAGTCGAGGTGGGCGCTGATCTCGGGTGGTTCTGGCACGAACCGCCGGATGAACCAGACCACCAGCGCGGGAAGACCGGCCAACATCATCATGGCCCGCCACCCCTGGCTGCCTATCAGTGCGTAGGCGCCGGCAGCGGCGAAGAACCCGGCGGCGTAGCCCGACATCATCACCCCACCGGCTCGGGCCCGGAACCGGTTTCGCCACGTCTCGGCAATCAATGCCGCTCCGACCGGGGCTTCGACACCCGACCCGAGACCCGCGATGAACCGCAGGATCCCGAGCTGCCACCAGTTGTCGGCGAACGCCGCCGCGGCACTGAACACTGCATAGGTGAGGATGCCCGCCGAGAGCACCCGGGTACGGCCGAAATAGTCGGCGAGGATGCCGAAGAGGATGCCGCCGGTCGCCCACCCGGCCAGGAACAGGGCCATCGTCAGACCGCCGTACATCCCGATCGTCGCGCGGGTGGCGTCGATTCCGCTGTGCGGCAACAGTTCGGTCATGGCGGGACCGAGGACCAGGACGTACAGGCTGCCGGCGAAGCCGTCGAGCCCCCACCCCAGCGTGGTGCCAGCCAGCACCAGCCATTGTGTTCGGGTGATCTCCCGGTGCCAGCCGGCGCCCGTCCCGGGCGGTTGCGCGGTCGTGCTTGCCATCGAATTCCCCTCACTGCGTTGTGGTTTGGTCATGCCTGGTCAGTTCAGGCGCTCGGTCTGGTGGTCGCCGTACCAGTCGACCGGCTCGGTGGCGGTGCGCACGACGATGGTCTTGACCCAGGAGAAGTCGTCGAACGATTCGGTTCCGGCGTCCTTACCCATTCCGGATTCCTTGACCCCGCCCCACGGCAGTGAAGGCTCCAGCCGGTGGTGGTCGTTCACCCACACCATCCCGGCGACGATGCGCTCAGCCACCCGGTGCGCCCGGGCGACGTCCGTCGTCCACACTCCGGCGCCCAGCCCGTAGCGGTTGTCGTTGGCCATCCGCACAGCGTCGGCTTCGTCGTCGAATGGGATTACGACGGCGACGGGTCCGAAGATCTCCGTCGTCGCTACCGCCATGTCCATGGTGGCGTCGGAGAGCACCGTCGGCTGCAGAAAGAACCCTGCCTGCAGAGGCAGTGGGAGGTCAGGGATACCGCCACCCGCGGCCAACCGGGCGCCTTCGGCCAGTCCGGAATCGATCAGAGCGCGGACCTTGTCGCGCTGGGTGGCGCTGATCAGCGGTCCCATCTGTGTGCCGGGCAAGCTGGGATCTCCCAGCCGGATCGTGCGGGCCCGGGCGGCGAGGGCCTCGACGAATTGGTCGTAGATCCTGCGATGGACGAGGAACCGAGAACCGGCAACGCAGGATTGGCCGGCAGCGACGAAGGCGGCGAAGGCCGCACCCTCCGCAGCGGCGACGGGATCCACATCGTCGAAGACCACTATCGGGGTCTTGCCGCCCAGTTCCGCGGTGACGCGGGCGAAGCGTGCGGCCGTCGCGACCGCAGCGGCACGACCGGCTTCCGTGCCGCCGGTTAGCGTGATCTTCGCGATGTCGGGGTGTGTGGTCAGCCGTTCGCCCGCGGGTCGGCCGCCGGTGACGACGGTGAACACGCCGTCGGGAAGTCCTGCCTCGGCGAGGATCTCAGCGAGCGCCAGCGTGGTGAGCGGCGTCAGCTCGGACGGTTTCACTACGACGGTGTTGCCGTTGGCCAACGCCGCCGACAGGCTGCGGGCCAGGATCAGCATCGGATGGTTGAACGGGGTGATGATTCCGCACACGCCCAACGGAAGCCGCTGCTGGTAGGTCAGATACGGTCCATCGCCTGGCAGCACAGCGCATCGCTGCGCTGCCAGTAGGCCGGCGTTGTAGCGGAACCATTCCGGCACGCGGGACAGCTGCGCCCTGGTCTCGGTGATCGGACGCCCGTTGTTCTTCGCCTCCAGCGTGTACAGCTTCTCACCAGCCGCCTCGATGGCATCGGCTATGCGCAGCAACAACTTTCCGCGCTGGCTACGCGTCATCTCCGGCCAGGGTCCGGCCTCGAAGGCGGCGCGGGCCCGGGTGACCGCCAGATCCACGTCGCCCGAGCAGGCTTCGGCGACCGCGGCGATGACCTCACCGGTCGACGGGTTCACGATGTCGCGAACCGCCGGAATGTCGGCCGCGCGGGCGGGCAGTCCGGGCGCGGTCGGGGCGCTGGCAGAGCTCATGAGGTCCTCGCATCGGGGGTCGGATCGGGTGGTCGGTGTTCGGTCGACCGGGTTTGCACTTGATATGAGTGTGGTCACACCGGGGATGGTCATCAATGTCTGCCAAGACATACTTTGGAGATTTCAGTGTGTCTGCGAACACCACATGAGGCAGACTGACAGGCATGGTCGATGCACGGGAAGCTCAGCGGCCTGGCGTGGAGTTGCTGACCTGGCTGGATGCTCTTGGCGTTCTGAGCGCCGCCGCAGCGACCGACAAAGACCTCGGACAGGTGCTCACCCTGGTCGCCGACACAGCCAGGAAGCTGCTCGGATTCGACTTCTGTGGCGTGCTGGTGCCCGACCCGACACACCAGCGGCTGCGCATCGCCGGGTGGAGCGGGTTGTCCGACGACTACGTGCAACGGGTCAACTCCGACCGGCTGATCCAGCTGGACAGCGCCTCGCCGTCGAGTCGTGCGTTCCATACCGGCACCGCAGTGGCGATCCGCGATGTGACAGCGGAGCCGGAATTCGGACTGTGGGCCGAGATCGCCCGCGAACAGGGCTACCGTGCCGTCATCTCGGTCCCCCTCATCGCCCGCGACGAGGTGCTGGGGACACTCAACGGCTACTACGCCCCGGTTCACACCTTCACCCAGCACGCCGTGCAGCGAATGATGTTGCTGGCCAACCACGCCGCCATCGCCGTGACCTCGGCCAGGCGGCTCGAGGAATTACGCGCGCTCAACGTCTCACTGCTCGAACAGCGCGACATGTTGCGGCGCTCCGAACAAATCCACGAACGGTTGCTCGGTGTGACGCTGCGATCCGGCGGCCTGGACGGCATCGCCGCGACACTTCGCGAGCTGCTCGGCAGGCCGGTGCTCATCGACGACGCCCGCCACGTCGTGCTCGCCGGCGCCCACGCGCACTTTCCCGACGCCGCCTGGCGGGCAGCGGCCGTGGGTGACGACGACGCCGGTTCAACACCGGTGGCCGTCGGAGACGATGACACCACGGGACGCTGGTACGTCAGCGCCGTTCAGCTGGGTACCGAGACCGTGGCGCGAATCTGGTTCCCTGGCAACGACTCCCCCGTCGGCGCCATCGACTCACGCGCGGTCGAACACGGGTCCCTGATGGTGGCACTGGAGTTGCTCCGAGCGCGCACGGCGGACGAGGTCGAACACCGGTTGCGCGGGGAGTTGCTCGCCGATCTGCTGGCCAGCCGGACAGCACCGCCGGAGGCCCTGCTGATGCGCGCCGGACGACTGGGCCACGACCTCACCCTGCCGCACACGGCGGTGGTCGCAGCGCTGACCACACCGGGTGGACAGTCTGAGCCCATGCTGTACGAGCGGGCGCTGTCCCACGTCGCC
Encoded here:
- a CDS encoding MFS transporter, whose product is MASTTAQPPGTGAGWHREITRTQWLVLAGTTLGWGLDGFAGSLYVLVLGPAMTELLPHSGIDATRATIGMYGGLTMALFLAGWATGGILFGILADYFGRTRVLSAGILTYAVFSAAAAFADNWWQLGILRFIAGLGSGVEAPVGAALIAETWRNRFRARAGGVMMSGYAAGFFAAAGAYALIGSQGWRAMMMLAGLPALVVWFIRRFVPEPPEISAHLDSRRRRKAEGASTVHDRFVLWRLFAPPLRRPMLVCTALATGALIAFWSVSTWYPQIIRQLTAAANLPAALADHRVAVAAMLFNAGGIVGYASWGFIADRIGRRKTFLMSFLVSAVGIVWTFPFDRGYLEFLMAMPVLGFGLFGALSGTFIYAPELFPPSVRATALAVCNSVGRYVTALGPLSAGVIATTWFGGNLGQATAWVSALGLVAVVGLAFAAETRGAPMPADPVIEPTVHRAEKSHS
- a CDS encoding helix-turn-helix domain-containing protein, coding for MVDAREAQRPGVELLTWLDALGVLSAAAATDKDLGQVLTLVADTARKLLGFDFCGVLVPDPTHQRLRIAGWSGLSDDYVQRVNSDRLIQLDSASPSSRAFHTGTAVAIRDVTAEPEFGLWAEIAREQGYRAVISVPLIARDEVLGTLNGYYAPVHTFTQHAVQRMMLLANHAAIAVTSARRLEELRALNVSLLEQRDMLRRSEQIHERLLGVTLRSGGLDGIAATLRELLGRPVLIDDARHVVLAGAHAHFPDAAWRAAAVGDDDAGSTPVAVGDDDTTGRWYVSAVQLGTETVARIWFPGNDSPVGAIDSRAVEHGSLMVALELLRARTADEVEHRLRGELLADLLASRTAPPEALLMRAGRLGHDLTLPHTAVVAALTTPGGQSEPMLYERALSHVARFAADYHPRPLVAMHAGHIVVLWPPADPAGGVPVPATVLHTLQLAVPGVAVALAVSEPCATYRESYRIAKGALEIALRSGRTDTVVTVADLGILGLLLQIDDPATLREFALRTLGPIVDYDTDHHTELVATLRAYIACRRDRAATAAALMIHPNTVAQRLRRVEKLCGRDVDDPTAIMHYTAAMTVYDLADAS
- a CDS encoding aldehyde dehydrogenase — encoded protein: MSSASAPTAPGLPARAADIPAVRDIVNPSTGEVIAAVAEACSGDVDLAVTRARAAFEAGPWPEMTRSQRGKLLLRIADAIEAAGEKLYTLEAKNNGRPITETRAQLSRVPEWFRYNAGLLAAQRCAVLPGDGPYLTYQQRLPLGVCGIITPFNHPMLILARSLSAALANGNTVVVKPSELTPLTTLALAEILAEAGLPDGVFTVVTGGRPAGERLTTHPDIAKITLTGGTEAGRAAAVATAARFARVTAELGGKTPIVVFDDVDPVAAAEGAAFAAFVAAGQSCVAGSRFLVHRRIYDQFVEALAARARTIRLGDPSLPGTQMGPLISATQRDKVRALIDSGLAEGARLAAGGGIPDLPLPLQAGFFLQPTVLSDATMDMAVATTEIFGPVAVVIPFDDEADAVRMANDNRYGLGAGVWTTDVARAHRVAERIVAGMVWVNDHHRLEPSLPWGGVKESGMGKDAGTESFDDFSWVKTIVVRTATEPVDWYGDHQTERLN